In Acidobacteriota bacterium, the DNA window GTCTTGGCGATCTCGTCGAAGGCGCGCAGGCCGTCGAAGGCGTCCGCGGTGATCGTCGCGCCCGACTTGGCTTCCACCACCAGGAGCGAATCCCCTCCGTCCACCACGACGTCGACTTCGCGGCCACGTCGAGCGCGAAATCGAGCAACTGAACCTGCGGGACGTGCGCAAACTTGCGGGGAAGACGCAGGCCGATGTGGCGAGAGCCACAGCGGTAGCGCAGGGCGAACTGTCCAGGCTCGAACGGCGTCAGGATCATCGTGTGTCGACGCTCCGGAAGTACGTCGAAGCCCTCGGCGGGGAATTGCAGATCGTGGCGCAGTTCGGAAACCGGAGCGTTCGGCTGAAGGGCGTGTAGGGAAGCCTCTAAACACTCCGCGCAGGGAGTGATTATCTCGTTCGGGCGACGTTGCTTCGGCGACCGTCGAGCGTTCGCCCTGCTGCACGCGTTGTGTCTGTTCGCCGGCCCGCCAACCGGCTTTCGGCAACGCGATGTCCGGGCGCACGTCGCGGCCCTCCAAGGCCTGACACTCGTGCAGTACGGCTCCGGCGCGCTCAGCTATGATCTGCGTCGGCTGCGCCTCCACCAACTCATCGAGCGGATCCCGAAGACGCGCCGCGGGATTCGGCTATCAGGTCCGTGCCTGTCGTGGCCAACACGTGATCCCCATAGATGGCCAGCAGCCGCGCCGCAAAATCTGGCCGGACAACGCGTGTCCGGCGATTCGGGGGCGACAGAATGGCGACCGGCTCATTCCGCCGGCGCACTTCCACTGATTCGCCGCCCGCGACCCACGACAACACGGTGGTGGTCGCGTGTTTCAGTTCCCGGATCGTCGTGGTCTTCATTGTGTGACACATTATCGTGACACATCTGTGATGTCAACGGCCTGGTGACGGCGCCGGTCCATCGTGATCGCATTCTGCTTGATCATGATCGCCGTGCTGCTGATGTTGGTCGACATGCGTGAACAGCACACCAACGTCTACGTCGCTTCCCGGGCCAGCAGCTCCCCGGGCAGCCGAGCCGAACAGGACGGCAAGCGTGATGCCCGGGACGTGCTCGAGCAGACGCGTGAGCGGAGACGTATCGGTCACAGGACGCATGATAGCTTGCCACGCGGGCCTGGGATAGTCGTTGCAACGGTGCCGCGGAGGCCGACATCGTGGCCTGGACGGGTGACCGGCGGTCGGCCGGGCGCCGTCGACGAGAGCATCAGGATGCCGGCCGATGGACCCGTATCAACTGGCCCGCGACTGTGGCGACATCGGCGATCGCCCGGTCAATCCGCTCAGCCTGGCCAACGACATCGGCGTCCTGGGTGCATACGACGATGCCCGTGTGGGAGGCGTTCTGCTGATGCAAGCGAATGAAGTCGCGCCGGTTCAGGGTGAGGACGACACGCTTCCCCAGCTTCCGCCGTCGTTAAGACGTCATGCCCGTGCGCGCGCAGGGCTTGGACCACGGTCAGCGGGAAATTCTCGTTGGCATAAAACGCTGCCACGTTCAAGCCGCCTCGTTGCTGGTGATGTCCTGCTCAACCTCGTCTCGATGGGCCTCCACGTACGCCCAAGCCCCGACCAGATCTACGGCGCGCAGCGCTGGAAAACTCTCGAGCAATTGCGCCTCTCTCCAGCCAAGTTGTCGGTAACGTTCAAGAGTCCAGACGGGAATCCTGGTGCGCACGATGCACGCCGAGCCCCCGGCTACGCCTGGATTACGCTCAATTCCGGGCCAGACGTCGGCGACCTGAAGCGCTAGCATCCTGAGCGCTTGAACCTTCTCAGTCGGACTGAGCGCTGCCAGCTGGGCTTCGAAATTCCTCAA includes these proteins:
- a CDS encoding XRE family transcriptional regulator, translated to MRKLAGKTQADVARATAVAQGELSRLERRQDHRVSTLRKYVEALGGELQIVAQFGNRSVRLKGV
- a CDS encoding DUF433 domain-containing protein: MSTPLRNFEAQLAALSPTEKVQALRMLALQVADVWPGIERNPGVAGGSACIVRTRIPVWTLERYRQLGWREAQLLESFPALRAVDLVGAWAYVEAHRDEVEQDITSNEAA